TCCGTGCGGTACGGAAAAAGACGCCGATGAAGCATTTCCTCATTTCGTCAGGTGTTTTAGCACTGGCTTTTGCCATCGGTGTTGGAATGAACGCCCAGAGGCTTCTCGCCAATGCAGAATATGTAAAAGAAACCACGAGAGGAAAACAGATTTTGAATAATGACCGCCATTCCCCGGAAAGCTCCGGACTTGATAAAGAGAGCATTACCATGTGGAGCTACGGAAAACTTGAGACCTTAAACCTGTTTATCCCAAGACTGATGGGTGGCGGAAGCCAGGAAGAAGGCTCATATAAAATGATGGCCGAAGTGCAGCAGCTGGTACAGGACAATGTGAAATCCCAGCAGGAAATGGATATGATTTCCAAAGGGTTCGGTTCGCTGACCTATTGGGGCGACCAGCCGGGAACTTCGGGGCCGGCTTATCAGGGTGCGGTCGTAATTTTTCTGGCAATATTAGGATTTTTCTTTGCCTGGAAAAAGTACAGATACTGGATTTTGGGCGCATCGGTTCTCACCATTTTATTGGCTTGGGGGCATAATTTTGCGCCGCTTACCAATTTCTTTATCGATGTGGTACCGCTTTACAACAAATTCAGGGCGCCGTCTTCTATCTTGGTTGTGGTAGAGCTGTTGTTCCCATTCATAGCAATTCTTGGTTTATACCGGTTTTATAATGATGAAAAACTTACGGCAGACTATAAAAAGAAAATCCTCACCTATGTCTCCGCTTCGGTTTTAGGACTGCTTTTAATTTTAATCATTTTTGGTAAAGGACTTTTGGGCTTTCATACCGATAATGAAAAACAATACCTTCCACCTTATTTACTTGATTATCTTATTGGAGAAAGATTCTCAATGTTCAGAGTTGATGCTATAAAAGCTTTTATTTTCGTTTTGATTACAGCTGCAATCCTTTGGTTCAGCATAAAACAGAAAATTTCACAAAACGTTGCGCTTATTGTCATAGGACTGGTGAGTTTATTCGACTTATGGTCGGTCAACAAGAGATATCTTAACGAAGGTAATTTTGCGGATAAAGCTTTTGCAGAAAATCCTTTCATCACAGAAAACTCAGATTTTTTAACCGGAAAAGCTGCCGAAAACCCGTATATCCAAGGTTTACTCTCGCAGGTCAATGTCAATAAAACACTGGAGGAAATTTCTACAAAAGACCAAACCCACTACCGGATTTATAACCAGACTTTGGGTCCGTTTAATGAAACGAATACCTCCTATTTCAAATCGTCAGTTGGGGGATACTCTGCTGCCAAACTGAGAAGGTACGATGATGTGATCAACCATTATTTTATGGAAATGGATACAGTGAAAGTGCCACGCATCCTCAATCTCCTCAACGCGAAATATATGATTTTCGGGAATGCTGAACAACCTCAGGCGGTTGCCAATGCCAATGCCAATGGGAATGCCTGGTTTGTTTCCGATGTGAAATTTGTGAGTACTCCGAATGAAGAAATTGATGCCATCGGCGTAATCGACAGCAAAAAAACAGCGGTGGTCGCAAATTCCGACAAAAACTATTTCAGCGGAAAACAAATTGTGCCCGACAGCACCGCACATATCGACCTGAAAAAATATCAGCCCAACGAACTGGAATATTCTTCGGTTTCAAAAACGCCTCAGCTGGCTGTTTTCTCTGAAATTTATTACCCGAAAGGCTGGAAAATGTTTATCGACGGGAAAGAAGTTCCGTACATCAAGGCCGACTATTTATTGAGGGCTGTTCACGTGCCTGCCGGAAACCACACCTTGAAAATGGTTTTTGAACCCGAAGTGATCAAAACCGGGAAAATGATTTCGATGGCGGTATTTGGGTTGTTCCTGCTTTTAGCCGCTCTTGGAATTTGGTTTTTGGTTAAAAACAGAGAACGCACAGATTTACCAGAGGTCACGAATTAATAAGTGGAAATGTGTCATTGTGAACAGAGTGTAAAAGTTGGAATCAGCGATTAAAAAAATACTCATCATCACCTATTACTGGCCGCCGGCGGGCGGCCCGGGTGTGCAGCGGTGGTTGAAGTTTGCCAAATATCTGCCGGAATTCGGGTGGAAACCGACTGTTTTCATACCTGAAAACCCAAGTTATCCGTTGCTGGATGAAAGTTTGGAAAAAGACGTTCCA
The sequence above is a segment of the Chryseobacterium taklimakanense genome. Coding sequences within it:
- a CDS encoding YfhO family protein — its product is MVKNKNLIYTAVCLIVFIVLALAYANPVISGKSLIQPDIVHYKGGAKELLDYRANNENETYWSDSMFGGMPTYHTGAQFRGDVIKKIDDVLMFLPKPANYLFLLFAGFFLLGIVATRNWKYALLGATFFGLSTYFYIIVAAGHNAKLHTIAYFAPLLAGILLVYIRKKYILGFIVTALFMGLQISANHPQMTYYLFIALAFLFISELIRAVRKKTPMKHFLISSGVLALAFAIGVGMNAQRLLANAEYVKETTRGKQILNNDRHSPESSGLDKESITMWSYGKLETLNLFIPRLMGGGSQEEGSYKMMAEVQQLVQDNVKSQQEMDMISKGFGSLTYWGDQPGTSGPAYQGAVVIFLAILGFFFAWKKYRYWILGASVLTILLAWGHNFAPLTNFFIDVVPLYNKFRAPSSILVVVELLFPFIAILGLYRFYNDEKLTADYKKKILTYVSASVLGLLLILIIFGKGLLGFHTDNEKQYLPPYLLDYLIGERFSMFRVDAIKAFIFVLITAAILWFSIKQKISQNVALIVIGLVSLFDLWSVNKRYLNEGNFADKAFAENPFITENSDFLTGKAAENPYIQGLLSQVNVNKTLEEISTKDQTHYRIYNQTLGPFNETNTSYFKSSVGGYSAAKLRRYDDVINHYFMEMDTVKVPRILNLLNAKYMIFGNAEQPQAVANANANGNAWFVSDVKFVSTPNEEIDAIGVIDSKKTAVVANSDKNYFSGKQIVPDSTAHIDLKKYQPNELEYSSVSKTPQLAVFSEIYYPKGWKMFIDGKEVPYIKADYLLRAVHVPAGNHTLKMVFEPEVIKTGKMISMAVFGLFLLLAALGIWFLVKNRERTDLPEVTN